The following are encoded in a window of Corythoichthys intestinalis isolate RoL2023-P3 chromosome 8, ASM3026506v1, whole genome shotgun sequence genomic DNA:
- the wu:fj19g03 gene encoding uncharacterized protein wu:fj19g03 isoform X2 — MKLTSAFLFLWLVMLFECQGRTVSRCELRDKLRERITLTESTKNFTDVVLAMLVCHIERLSKLETSTVHICGHRATPTTTTGSTTAANEINLSNETVSSTKNPNNNETSSDGGQDEVEEEEGMEEVEPSVEEQEEPSADGEEEEDDQPLPEEEPFDQFCGEVYDEEGEYFYHEKEYNVRLDNWRKLMEMLNEQENDFDEDKLNEADDKFSADDNDNVEHPNFVKEWSVGYHGLFQLSDSYFCQSPARYSANNCTSNCSAFTDDDITDDLDCFIDSGYWLCALRSVGFKCYQEPDDFFSKCN, encoded by the exons ATGAAGCTAACCTCAGCGTTCCTGTTTTTGTGGCTGGTGATGCTGTTTGAGTGCCAGGGCCGGACAGTGTCCAGGTGCGAGCTGCGCGACAAGCTGCGGGAGCGAATCACCCTCACAGAGAGCACAAAGAACTTCACCGACGTTGTCCTAGCAATGC TTGTTTGCCACATCGAAAGGCTCTCTAAATTAGAAACCAGCACTGTACACATCTGTGGTCACCGTGccacccccaccaccaccacaggcTCCACGACAGCAGCAAATGAAATCAACCTAAGCAACGAAACAGTCAGCTCTACCAAGAACCCCAATAATAATGAGACGAGCAGTGATGGCGGCCAAGATGAGGTAGAAGAGGAAGAAGGAATGGAAGAGGTAGAACCTTCAGTTGAAGAACAGGAAGAACCTTCAGCTGATGGAGAGGAGGAAGAAGATGACCAACCTTTACCTGAGGAAGAACCATTTGACCAGTTTTGTGGTGAAGTTTATGACGAGGAAGGCGAATACTTTTACCATGAAAAGGAATACAATGTCCGACTGGACAACTGGAGGAAGTTGATGGAGATGCTGAATGAACAAGAGAACGATTTTGACGAAGATAAGCTGAATGAGGCTGATGATAAATTCAGCGCCGATGATAACGACAACGTTGAACACCCGAATTTTGTCAAGGAATGGTCGGTGGGCTACCATGGCCTCTTCCAGCTCTCAGACAGCTACTTCTGCCAGTCACCGGCTCGATACAGTGCGAACAACTGTACGAGCAACTGCAGCG CGTTCACCGATGATGACATCACAGACGACCTGGATTGCTTCATCGACAGTGGTTACTGGCT
- the wu:fj19g03 gene encoding uncharacterized protein wu:fj19g03 isoform X1: MLKTVAAKKTKQEVSKMKLTSAFLFLWLVMLFECQGRTVSRCELRDKLRERITLTESTKNFTDVVLAMLVCHIERLSKLETSTVHICGHRATPTTTTGSTTAANEINLSNETVSSTKNPNNNETSSDGGQDEVEEEEGMEEVEPSVEEQEEPSADGEEEEDDQPLPEEEPFDQFCGEVYDEEGEYFYHEKEYNVRLDNWRKLMEMLNEQENDFDEDKLNEADDKFSADDNDNVEHPNFVKEWSVGYHGLFQLSDSYFCQSPARYSANNCTSNCSAFTDDDITDDLDCFIDSGYWLCALRSVGFKCYQEPDDFFSKCN, from the exons ATGCTAAAGACTGTTGCAGCCAAGAAGACAAAACAG GAAGTATCGAAAATGAAGCTAACCTCAGCGTTCCTGTTTTTGTGGCTGGTGATGCTGTTTGAGTGCCAGGGCCGGACAGTGTCCAGGTGCGAGCTGCGCGACAAGCTGCGGGAGCGAATCACCCTCACAGAGAGCACAAAGAACTTCACCGACGTTGTCCTAGCAATGC TTGTTTGCCACATCGAAAGGCTCTCTAAATTAGAAACCAGCACTGTACACATCTGTGGTCACCGTGccacccccaccaccaccacaggcTCCACGACAGCAGCAAATGAAATCAACCTAAGCAACGAAACAGTCAGCTCTACCAAGAACCCCAATAATAATGAGACGAGCAGTGATGGCGGCCAAGATGAGGTAGAAGAGGAAGAAGGAATGGAAGAGGTAGAACCTTCAGTTGAAGAACAGGAAGAACCTTCAGCTGATGGAGAGGAGGAAGAAGATGACCAACCTTTACCTGAGGAAGAACCATTTGACCAGTTTTGTGGTGAAGTTTATGACGAGGAAGGCGAATACTTTTACCATGAAAAGGAATACAATGTCCGACTGGACAACTGGAGGAAGTTGATGGAGATGCTGAATGAACAAGAGAACGATTTTGACGAAGATAAGCTGAATGAGGCTGATGATAAATTCAGCGCCGATGATAACGACAACGTTGAACACCCGAATTTTGTCAAGGAATGGTCGGTGGGCTACCATGGCCTCTTCCAGCTCTCAGACAGCTACTTCTGCCAGTCACCGGCTCGATACAGTGCGAACAACTGTACGAGCAACTGCAGCG CGTTCACCGATGATGACATCACAGACGACCTGGATTGCTTCATCGACAGTGGTTACTGGCT